The sequence gactgctttcggccaagcgaagcaactccttcgctctctcaagtctgacttgtagctgctttggtgtgagatcatgcgccttttggatcttgtcaggcttgactttgaaatcatttttcagtatgcggcggatgctacggtcaaatattttctttcagcttttgatgaccacctccatgacgtttcgcgatgcttccagtatcattgtaataagtaatggtgcgataaacaaaaactttatttactttcaggTGCTCGAGCTTTTCcggccaaatataatgcaatcacattaTTACGTCTGAAacccattactgatttttttcgcgtttatatatatataattggcgcgtccaccttttttgggtgtttggccgagctcctcctcctatttgtggtgtgcgtcttgatgttgttccacaaatggagggacctacagttttaagccgactccgaacggcagatatttttatgaggaactttttcatggcaggaatacactcggaggtttgccattgcgtaccgaggggcgaccgctattagaaaaatgtttttcttaattttggtgtttcaccgagattcgaaccgacgttcgctctgtgaattgcgaatggttttttttgtttttttttttgtcgggacaactagcaagtgcagcactcagacattaattgagtccattgtactacacttggattcccttttaattttctttaaatctacccgatctccgaataaatctgagtagatcttgtggtgccaaggagccaagatagtcgcttcttaatacatcagtgccaaagacctcaaacctgattcgagcgaaggcggggcagactcacaggaagtggtccgccgtctcatcctcctcttcacaagctgggcagagtacactgtctgagatgcccaacctttccatgtgctttgcccacagaaagtggcccgtcatcagtccaaccagccgtctgcactcccctctgcttaatgacagaagggtttgcgacagtcgatcggacatgacaggtaacatcagttttgtccatctgctgcctctctcagcctgctaagctcgcttgtgggtggtagttacccatttgctaaccctggctgtgatggccgcagagtagttacgcaccaacctattcgacaACGGCGgccgcgtttactctcggcaaaatgtttccgcgcgcttgtaaacaacaccctagactgtcatttagccaactaacagacagctgatgtccgtgcatcagctgcgcgagtggTCTAAAGTTGGTTCCACTTCGAGTCCCGGACCCTGTACAGTGTTATTTAGAGATTACGACTTATAGTCTTGAGCATATTTGTGGCAGACAGTGCTGTCATGCGGGCAGGCCACGCATAGTATATTTGGAAAGTGCAGGACTCCATCTTTCCAACGATAGCGCTTTTTCGTCCAAAATCGGAAGTTTCTAGAGTTTCCCTAATGCTTAGAAGCTGTAAGGCTTTAGGTTCTCGGAGAAACTAATTTTCATTCTCAAAcgttttaaactaaaatttatcgAGTAAGAAAAAAACACACCCAAAACAGTTCGGATTAATACTATATTTTTGAACTTAcgatgtaaattttgttttttcttaagttttggaatttttatttaaactattttttgtattttgaatacGAATTACACTTTTTCTAATCAAAAAGAGTAAAGATTGACATTTTCAGCGTCactcactgtatatatatattgtacatatgtacatacatgcatataataCAATTCATTCAAGTTCCGAACggaaaataatgttaaaaacgTCCGCAACAGCATTTCGTTCAATAATCCTTGCATACTTTATTTAGTccattttcaaacatttatattattgcctggaaatattacatataaaatatttaaatacatacatacatccatccatacatacatacatacgagtatatagaaGGTTGAATactacaacaaataaatatttacgtttTAACACTAAGCGGCAATGATTAACTTTTTACATTCGACTGTTTTAGAAATCATACAAGTACACGAAAACACATCCATACGTACGCAAAGTATGCAAAGTATGTTTCTTCGTTAacatttgtacaaaaattaatcgCATTTAACGCAATACTTTAAAGCCGCCAATCAACTTAATGTAATCACTATATTGCTTTAATCCTTCGCCATTCGCTTCGGCATAGTAGGGCAACTCTTCCAAACGCTTCACCCACTCAGCAATTTTGGGGTATTTGCCACCATCAAGTTGGGCAAAATTGAACAAAGTGGTTATTGTAGCGATTAGTGAGAAATCCGCAACTGTTAGTTGATCTCCAGCCACGTAAGCGTGTTCCTTCAAGAAACTCTCCAGTCGTTCATAGACTTGATAGATGGCTTCAATTTTGGCATATGTAATcacattgtttttattaaaaatcagtcTGCTTATATTAAGAAAAGTGCGGTCGAATACCACAGTAGCCTCATAGAATAAAAACTGGTTGACTTTGGCACGCTTGATTAGATCCTTTGGATAGAGCGAATCATCTGTGCCGTACTTGTCAACTAGATATGTGATAATAGCGTGTGAATCAGTGAGTATCTCACCATCGTCAGATAGTGCTGGCACTGTGCCATGTGGGTTAATGGCAAGGTATGCGGGCGTACGATTCTCTCctgttaataaatttaaaaatttatattcaaaaggCACATTTAACGCTTTCAGTGTAAGCAAAACGGCCCGACTCGGCGCACTTCCACCTATGGCATACAAAACTATTTTTCCCATTGCTATTGTCGAATTCCGTAAATACGAGTACGAGTATTGATGAACGTAGGTAAATGATATGCGTACGTTGACGTTGAACTAACGACTAATTGATTGCGGCTcctgtaaaattaataattacttATCTATGCAAGTGTCTAAAGTTGGATTGTTGCTGAGTGAGTGGAGTACTGAGATAACATTCGATTAGAATTTAACCATTTTTCGGTGAGATATGTATGTTAACCGATTAGCACACACTcacttttacaaatatataatacCTACATAAATGCAATGGCGGACCCAGAAACTTTTCAAGGGGATTAACTTTATTCAAACTGTATTGACATTTAACTCCTTAACCTGTTGTGGAACTTTTTCATGTATTTTCAAAGCGAAGAATGCAGTTTGGTTATGTGTGAGCGTCGTTTTCCCCCTCCAAATTGTGGCTGGTCTTGATGTTTCTCCCCTACAAAAATTGTCTTCGATGtcgtgttgttattgttgttatagcagtgcATCAAGCCCACTAagtgcggtgtagtcaccgaACGCCATCGTCTATACGATGCACTAGACAGGCGGTGGTAGCCTTTGGTCGAGCAATGCCATCTCCGAATAGCAGATTATTTTTATAAGATGCTTTCTCATGTTAGATATGTAGttagaggtttgctattgcctgacGAAAGGCGGctgcaattgaaaaaaataaccttttctattatttgttgttttataacagatggcgctaaagtaatcttCCTATCACAacatgctataaattttgcgattggcccctaatgtcagttctgttttgacatttgtgtagtaaacacatgcgaaatacacgttaataaacaatgttacgctacactgctccagaacgcggaatattgctgactatttatttgaccaataatggtgggtgactttggcacatcgtgaatttcgtcgcagatttcctcgccatccaacgcctactggtgaaacactgcgacgtttagccgctcgcctcgaagacaCTGgtacaacacga is a genomic window of Anastrepha ludens isolate Willacy chromosome 6, idAnaLude1.1, whole genome shotgun sequence containing:
- the LOC128866922 gene encoding glutathione S-transferase 1-like, with protein sequence MGKIVLYAIGGSAPSRAVLLTLKALNVPFEYKFLNLLTGENRTPAYLAINPHGTVPALSDDGEILTDSHAIITYLVDKYGTDDSLYPKDLIKRAKVNQFLFYEATVVFDRTFLNISRLIFNKNNVITYAKIEAIYQVYERLESFLKEHAYVAGDQLTVADFSLIATITTLFNFAQLDGGKYPKIAEWVKRLEELPYYAEANGEGLKQYSDYIKLIGGFKVLR